The Vreelandella piezotolerans genomic interval TTTCAAAGCGCCACTGCTTTTCAAAGCATTGAGCACCGCGAAAGGATTCTTGGCTGAAGCGGACTCGTCCGCCGCGCCTTCGGTCTTGCTGACCAGCTGCTCCGCCGAGACATGGCATTCGGTCTCATCGTGGTAGACCACCTGGGGAAGGCTGAGAATGAGCTCATCCTCGACCACCGTCAGCAGGTCCAGCTGTTCGTTTTCCACCAGCACCGGCTCATGACTGGCAGGCAGCTCGGCGGCCAAGGCTTCGTCGGTAATCATCCCAAGCAGGAAGTCACTGGAAACGTCTTGGCTAAGCGGCACCATACAGCGACGAC includes:
- a CDS encoding YceD family protein, which produces MLTSQLPSRVEPYKLAARRERLEGLVALNKLPRLAEEAGDQTGDCHVVLEFGVDAQGRREIRGHLQATLALPCRRCMVPLSQDVSSDFLLGMITDEALAAELPASHEPVLVENEQLDLLTVVEDELILSLPQVVYHDETECHVSAEQLVSKTEGAADESASAKNPFAVLNALKSSGALKGKK